A genome region from Arachis duranensis cultivar V14167 chromosome 6, aradu.V14167.gnm2.J7QH, whole genome shotgun sequence includes the following:
- the LOC107494608 gene encoding putative serine/threonine-protein kinase isoform X2, with translation MSSSLAALLGGAAGAVALAGIVIILIWFCIFRKRSVSRTSETGSSDPSQGRHGTIELSIRDTRRFEMEELSGATKSFSDKNLIGEGKFGEVYKGLLQDGMIVAIKKRRGLASQEFVDEVRYLSSIHHRNLVTLLGYCQENNLQVLIYEYVPNGSVSSHLYGANQQSREKLEFKHRLSIAQGAAKGLAHLHSLSPRLVHKDFKTANVLVDENFIAKVADAGLRNFLGRVEIAGPSSLVAADEIFLAPEVREFRRFSEKSDVYSFGVFLLELLSGKEATESASLDSSYNLVEWVQNNEDHGMMSNIIDQRLGSTFTAEGMEEFIMLMTRCLESSSERRPGMSYVVMELDRILEKEVNLTTIMGEATPTVTLGSQLFRPTTT, from the exons ATGTCAAGTTCTCTTGCAGCATTATTAGGAGGAGCTGCAGGAGCCGTGGCATTGGCAGGGATTGTTATAATACTCATATGGTTTTGTATTTTTCGCAAGAGAAGCGTTTCGAGAACTTCAGAGACAGGATCCTCTGATCCTTCCCAAG GACGACATGGCACGATTGAGTTGTCGATACGAGATACTAGGCGTTTTGAGATGGAGGAACTATCTGGGGCTACAAAGAGTTTCAGTGACAAGAATTTGATTGGAGAAGGGAAATTCGGGGAGGTTTATAAGGGTTTGCTTCAAGATGGTATGATTGTAGCAATCAAGAAGAGGCGTGGACTCGCGAGTCAGGAGTTTGTTGATGAG GTACGCTATCTCTCATCGATTCACCATCGGAATCTCGTAACTCTTTTAGGCTACTGCCAGGAAAACAACCTGCAGGTTCTTATATACGAATATGTGCCTAATGGAAGCGTCTCCAGTCACTTGTATG GCGCCAATCAACAATCGCGAGAGAAGCTAGAATTCAAGCATAGACTTTCAATAGCTCAAGGTGCAGCTAAAG GTTTGGCTCATCTTCACTCCTTGAGCCCCCGTTTGGTGCACAAGGATTTCAAAACAGCGAATGTACTTGTCGACGAAAACTTCATTGCTAAGGTTGCCGACGCAGGACTTCGTAATTTTTTGGGGAGAGTTGAGATTGCAGGACCATCCTCTCTAGTAGCCGCAGATGAGATATTTCTTGCACCCGA GGTGAGAGAATTCAGACGATTTTCGGAAAAGAGCGATGTATACAGCTTTGGAGTATTTTTGCTGGAATTGTTGAGTGGGAAGGAAGCAACAGAATCAGCATCTCTGGACTCTAGCTACAATCTAGTTGAATGG GTGCAAAATAATGAAGACCATGGCATGATGTCTAACATAATTGATCAAAGATTGGGAAGCACTTTCACTGCTGAAGGAATGGAAGAATTCATAATGCTGATGACAAGGTGTTTAGAATCTTCAAGTGAGAGAAGACCAGGCATGAGTTATGTGGTGATGGAACTTGACAGAATACTTGAGAAAGAAGTGAACTTGACAACAATCATGGGTGAAGCCACCCCAACAGTTACCCTTGGAAGCCAATTATTCAGACCAAcaacaacataa
- the LOC107494608 gene encoding putative serine/threonine-protein kinase isoform X1, producing MSSSLAALLGGAAGAVALAGIVIILIWFCIFRKRSVSRTSETGSSDPSQVGRHGTIELSIRDTRRFEMEELSGATKSFSDKNLIGEGKFGEVYKGLLQDGMIVAIKKRRGLASQEFVDEVRYLSSIHHRNLVTLLGYCQENNLQVLIYEYVPNGSVSSHLYGANQQSREKLEFKHRLSIAQGAAKGLAHLHSLSPRLVHKDFKTANVLVDENFIAKVADAGLRNFLGRVEIAGPSSLVAADEIFLAPEVREFRRFSEKSDVYSFGVFLLELLSGKEATESASLDSSYNLVEWVQNNEDHGMMSNIIDQRLGSTFTAEGMEEFIMLMTRCLESSSERRPGMSYVVMELDRILEKEVNLTTIMGEATPTVTLGSQLFRPTTT from the exons ATGTCAAGTTCTCTTGCAGCATTATTAGGAGGAGCTGCAGGAGCCGTGGCATTGGCAGGGATTGTTATAATACTCATATGGTTTTGTATTTTTCGCAAGAGAAGCGTTTCGAGAACTTCAGAGACAGGATCCTCTGATCCTTCCCAAG TAGGACGACATGGCACGATTGAGTTGTCGATACGAGATACTAGGCGTTTTGAGATGGAGGAACTATCTGGGGCTACAAAGAGTTTCAGTGACAAGAATTTGATTGGAGAAGGGAAATTCGGGGAGGTTTATAAGGGTTTGCTTCAAGATGGTATGATTGTAGCAATCAAGAAGAGGCGTGGACTCGCGAGTCAGGAGTTTGTTGATGAG GTACGCTATCTCTCATCGATTCACCATCGGAATCTCGTAACTCTTTTAGGCTACTGCCAGGAAAACAACCTGCAGGTTCTTATATACGAATATGTGCCTAATGGAAGCGTCTCCAGTCACTTGTATG GCGCCAATCAACAATCGCGAGAGAAGCTAGAATTCAAGCATAGACTTTCAATAGCTCAAGGTGCAGCTAAAG GTTTGGCTCATCTTCACTCCTTGAGCCCCCGTTTGGTGCACAAGGATTTCAAAACAGCGAATGTACTTGTCGACGAAAACTTCATTGCTAAGGTTGCCGACGCAGGACTTCGTAATTTTTTGGGGAGAGTTGAGATTGCAGGACCATCCTCTCTAGTAGCCGCAGATGAGATATTTCTTGCACCCGA GGTGAGAGAATTCAGACGATTTTCGGAAAAGAGCGATGTATACAGCTTTGGAGTATTTTTGCTGGAATTGTTGAGTGGGAAGGAAGCAACAGAATCAGCATCTCTGGACTCTAGCTACAATCTAGTTGAATGG GTGCAAAATAATGAAGACCATGGCATGATGTCTAACATAATTGATCAAAGATTGGGAAGCACTTTCACTGCTGAAGGAATGGAAGAATTCATAATGCTGATGACAAGGTGTTTAGAATCTTCAAGTGAGAGAAGACCAGGCATGAGTTATGTGGTGATGGAACTTGACAGAATACTTGAGAAAGAAGTGAACTTGACAACAATCATGGGTGAAGCCACCCCAACAGTTACCCTTGGAAGCCAATTATTCAGACCAAcaacaacataa
- the LOC110273042 gene encoding UPF0496 protein At3g19330-like, which translates to LHRSVRRARDIYKPLHELIAVLPDDASGSFNRHLCDRAFDLFVQFDSQENPFVFPHNFSDVRDSLSGLKLEIERRRLRCYARIRLLKRFHTSCLACLVVTAVGAVISAVLVTAHAVAGFAAVAACGGSCLPKKKVKKELTRLNQLNAASKGTLVMNDIDTVNSLVDRLQTAVEGDRVLIQFALNRGRERHPIQEVLKQLRKNQQSFEPLLSELEVQIYLCFNAVNKARMLLLQEICLYPNL; encoded by the coding sequence CTTCACCGCAGCGTCCGCCGCGCACGCGACATATACAAGCCTCTCCACGAACTCATCGCCGTTCTCCCCGACGACGCTTCCGGTTCCTTCAACCGCCATCTCTGCGACCGCGCTTTCGATCTCTTCGTCCAATTCGACAGCCAGGAAAACCCGTTCGTCTTCCCGCACAACTTCTCCGACGTCCGTGACAGCTTATCCGGCCTCAAGCTCGAGATTGAACGCCGGCGCTTGCGGTGCTATGCGAGGATTCGCCTCCTCAAACGGTTCCACACGAGTTGTCTGGCCTGTTTAGTTGTAACCGCCGTGGGAGCAGTGATCTCGGCCGTGCTGGTCACTGCGCATGCGGTCGCAGGCTTTGCTGCGGTTGCTGCCTGCGGCGGCTCGTGTCTTCCAAAGAAGAAGGTAAAGAAGGAACTTACAAGGTTGAATCAGCTGAATGCTGCATCAAAGGGTACTCTTGTGATGAATGACATTGACACTGTGAATAGCCTTGTTGATCGGTTGCAAACTGCGGTGGAGGGAGACCGGGTGCTGATTCAGTTCGCGCTGAACCGGGGGAGGGAGAGGCATCCCATTCAGGAGGTTCTGAAGCAGCTCCGCAAGAACCAGCAGAGTTTTGAACCGCTGCTTTCCGAACTTGAGGTACAGATATATCTCTGCTTCAATGCTGTTAATAAGGCTAGAATGTTGCTGCTTCAAGAGATATGTCTTTATCCCAATTTGTAG